Proteins from a genomic interval of Scomber japonicus isolate fScoJap1 chromosome 10, fScoJap1.pri, whole genome shotgun sequence:
- the agmo gene encoding alkylglycerol monooxygenase → MALAVPPSIFAVHIQLNLLYQFWIHTELITDLGPLEWVFNTPKHHRVHHGRNLYCIDKNYGGILIIWDRLFGTFALETDKVIYGLVYPIKTFEILRIQSFYYLYLWKKSKTYKNISNKLSTFLNGPSWKPGKTRLGDHKGNPKVTGKEVPHVPSWPLHLQVYVVLHFLLVLRTYHDLFENKMVLSQLTILGMTGYVLLTLTSMGFIIDQRPTAAVLEMLRCVVMVTMQRYSYVKPLLPALAVPTEAFVSLSLLYWGLQSFSQLHGIKKKDG, encoded by the exons ATGGCTCTGGCTGTACCCCCCTCAATCTTCGCTGTTCACATACAGTTAAACCTGCTCTACCAATTCTGGATCCACACGGAG TTGATCACAGACCTTGGACCTTTGGAGTGGGTGTTTAATACCCCAAAACATCACAGAGTTCATCACg GAAGGAACCTTTATTGCATTGACAAGAATTATGGAGGAATTCTGATCATATGGGACCGATTATTCG gTACCTTTGCTCTAGAGACAGACAAAGTGATTTATGGACTTGTATATCCTATCAAGACATTTGAGATCCTCCGTATTCAG tcATTCTactatttgtatttgtggaaaaaatcCAAGActtacaagaatatcagcaacAAATTGTCGACTTTCCTCAACGGTCCAAGTTGGAAGCCTGGTAAAACTCGACTGGGTGACCACAAAGGCAATCCCAAG GTTACAGGAAAGGAAGTGCCTCATGTTCCCAGCTGGCCGCTGCATTTACAAGTTTATGTGGTCCTACATTTCCTGCTGGTGCTGCGGACTTACCATGATTTGTTTGAAAACAAGATG GTGCTGTCTCAGCTAACCATTCTGGGGATGACCGGCTACGTTCTGCTCACTCTCACCTCCATGGGCTTCATCATTGACCAGAG GCCAACAGCGGCTGTCCTGGAGATGCTGCGCTGTGTCGTCATGGTGACAATGCAGAGGTACAGCTACGTGAAGCCCCTGCTGCCTGCTCTAGCTGTTCCAACAGAG